A stretch of Telopea speciosissima isolate NSW1024214 ecotype Mountain lineage chromosome 11, Tspe_v1, whole genome shotgun sequence DNA encodes these proteins:
- the LOC122645562 gene encoding abscisic acid 8'-hydroxylase CYP707A2 — translation MATLFCFFAALFLLFLIPLFRKMLSLARRQKLPLPPGTLGWPYVGETFQLYSQNPNVFFASKQKRYGSIFKSHILGCPCVMISSPEAAKFVLSTRADLFKPTFPASKERMLGRQAIFFHQGDYHMKLRKLVLRAFMPEAIKNKISNIEAIAVEALRSWEGQSINTFQEMKTYSFNVALQSIFGKDEIHYREQLKRCYYILEKGYNSMPINLPGTLFHKSMKARKELAQILAKILFSRRQRKEESNDLLGSFMGEKAGLTDEQIADNVIGVIFAARDTTASVLTWIVKYLGENPSVLQAVTEEQESIIKSKDESCQEQILNWADTKNMPITSRVIQETLRVASILSFTFREAVEDVEYEGYLIPKGWKVLPLFRNIHHSPDNFTDPEKFDPSRFEVAPKPNTFMPFGNGTHSCPGNELAKMEMLVLLHHLTTKYRWSVVGPQNGIQYGPFVLPQNGLPIRLSLKT, via the exons ATGGCTACTCTGTTCTGTTTCTTTGCTGCTCTCTTCTTATTGTTTCTCATACCTCTATTCCGAAAGATGCTATCCCTGGCTCGTCGCCAGAAATTGCCGTTACCGCCCGGCACATTGGGTTGGCCATATGTTGGAGAAACCTTCCAACTCTATTCCCAGAACCCAAATGTCTTCTTTGCTTCCAAACAGAAGAGGTATGGGTCTATATTCAAGAGCCATATATTGGGTTGCCCTTGCGTGATGATCTCAAGCCCTGAAGCCGCGAAATTCGTGTTGTCGACACGGGCTGATCTCTTTAAGCCTACATTTCCTGCCAGCAAAGAAAGGATGCTGGGCAGGCAGGCCATCttcttccaccagggagattatCACATGAAATTGAGGAAGCTTGTTCTGAGAGCTTTCATGCCTGAGGCCATCAAGAACAAAATCTCCAATATCGAAGCAATTGCTGTTGAAGCTCTTCGATCGTGGGAAGGACAATCCATCAATACTTTCCAAGAGATGAAGACG TACTCATTCAATGTGGCCCTACAATCCATCTTTGGAAAGGATGAAATCCACTACAGAGAGCAATTGAAGAGGTGCTATTACATTCTTGAGAAGGGTTATAATTCAATGCCCATAAACCTCCCAGGGACTCTTTTCCACAAATCAATGAAAGCAAGGAAAGAGCTTGCTCAGATCCTGGCTAAGATCCTCTTCTCCAGGAGacagaggaaggaagaaagcaATGACTTGTTGGGTTCCTTCATGGGTGAGAAAGCAGGTCTCACCGACGAACAGATTGCCGACAATGTCATCGGTGTTATCTTCGCCGCTCGAGACACCACAGCCAGCGTACTGACATGGATCGTTAAGTACCTCGGAGAGAACCCAAGTGTTCTACAAGCTGTCACT GAGGAGCAAGAGTCGATAATTAAGTCTAAAGACGAGAGTTGTCAAGAACAGATTCTTAATTGGGCAGATACCAAGAACATGCCAATTACTTCAAGAGTTATTCAAGAGACACTCAGGGTTGCTTCCATCCTTTCTTTCACTTTCAGAGAAGCCGTTGAAGATGTTGAATATGAAG GTTACCTTATACCAAAAGGGTGGAAAGTTTTACCACTATTCAGGAACATTCACCATAGCCCGGATAACTTTACAGACCCTGAGAAGTTTGATCCTTCAAGATTTGAG GTTGCTCCAAAACCCAATACATTCATGCCATTTGGAAATGGGACCCACTCCTGCCCTGGGAATGAACTAGCCAAGATGGAGATGTTGGTCCTTCTACATCACCTGACCACCAAGTACAG GTGGTCAGTGGTAGGTCCACAGAATGGAATTCAGTATGGCCCATTTGTTCTTCCACAGAATGGATTACCCATCAGATTAAGTCTCAAGACCTGA